One Natronomonas moolapensis 8.8.11 genomic region harbors:
- the folP gene encoding dihydropteroate synthase, with translation MEYHEAANFLFDLRRYPSRAGVAPTRRLLEHLEVGDPPFRVVQVGGSNGKGSTARMVGSVLREAGYDVGLYTSPHLDDIRERVRIDGRPVTKRAVREYVRAIRPYVREQTPGGAPPTFFEAVTGLAVHAFARAGVDVAVLEVGIGGEHDATSALSPEAAAVTNVTLEHADLLGDTIEEIARDKAAIAPPDRPLVTAADGVALGSITGTAGETLRVGSAGDDVDIAVSTAGRVGVEQDVTVEADGWCVGTRLPLLGEHQCRNAGVAAALCRQVGDVAIEDIERGLRNAHWPGRFEVMERDPLVVLDGAHNPGSCAGVERTLSTFEFDDLHLVFGAMAEKDIAGMASALPAPATVYACRPDIGRAETADSVAAVFEADGRASRVETVDRVASALDAALEAADPEDAVVACGSLFVVAEARRRWTTSAVASSVEDVATAAAALRRADVADDEIERVGADAVHEVVTVRASPQAAARLDRAFRSAGGECAVSALEARPHELVEAVLTGTHAQFDRLLGHLEARAPGLSAVADAIERELGHRPVPEGGPGDAGAPESGGADHAWPDGTAVMGILNVTPDSFYDGGRYEALEDAIDRAEGLVDAGADIVDVGGESTRPDADPVPTETELERVVPVVEALADADAAVSVDTRKAPVARAALDAGADVLNDVSGLEDPEMRLVAAEYDVPVVVMHSIETPVDPSTDIDYDDVVSDTLDALSERVLLAEKAGLDRSQIIVDPGLGFGKSAAESFELLGRLGEFRSLGCPVLVGHSRKSMFGLVDRGDPEERLAATVAASALAAERGADIVRVHDVAENVAAVKTAAAAAEPGRFERD, from the coding sequence ATGGAGTATCACGAGGCGGCGAACTTCCTGTTCGACCTCCGCCGGTACCCCTCCCGGGCGGGGGTAGCGCCGACTCGGCGGTTGCTCGAGCATCTCGAGGTCGGAGACCCGCCGTTCCGAGTCGTCCAGGTCGGGGGCTCGAACGGGAAAGGTAGCACCGCCCGCATGGTCGGATCCGTCCTCCGCGAGGCGGGCTACGACGTCGGGCTCTACACCTCCCCGCACCTCGATGACATCCGCGAGCGGGTCCGGATCGACGGCCGCCCGGTCACGAAACGTGCCGTCCGCGAGTACGTCCGGGCAATCCGGCCGTACGTCCGCGAGCAGACGCCCGGCGGCGCTCCGCCGACGTTCTTCGAAGCCGTCACGGGGCTCGCCGTCCACGCGTTCGCCCGGGCCGGTGTCGACGTCGCCGTCCTCGAGGTCGGCATCGGTGGCGAGCACGACGCGACGAGCGCGCTCTCGCCCGAGGCGGCGGCCGTCACGAACGTCACACTGGAGCACGCCGACCTCCTCGGCGACACGATCGAGGAGATCGCGAGGGACAAAGCCGCGATCGCGCCCCCGGATCGCCCTCTCGTGACGGCCGCCGACGGCGTGGCCCTCGGCTCGATCACCGGGACCGCCGGCGAAACGCTCCGCGTCGGATCCGCCGGAGACGACGTCGATATCGCCGTCTCGACGGCTGGCAGAGTCGGCGTCGAACAGGACGTCACCGTCGAGGCCGACGGGTGGTGCGTCGGGACGCGGCTCCCGCTTTTGGGCGAACACCAGTGTCGGAACGCCGGCGTCGCGGCCGCCCTCTGCCGGCAGGTCGGGGACGTCGCAATCGAGGACATAGAGCGGGGGCTCCGGAACGCCCACTGGCCCGGGCGCTTCGAGGTCATGGAGCGTGACCCCCTCGTCGTCCTCGACGGGGCGCACAACCCCGGCAGTTGCGCCGGCGTCGAGAGAACGCTCTCGACGTTCGAGTTCGACGACCTCCATCTCGTCTTCGGCGCGATGGCGGAAAAGGACATCGCAGGGATGGCGTCGGCGTTACCGGCACCGGCGACTGTCTACGCGTGTCGGCCCGACATCGGCCGCGCCGAGACGGCGGACTCGGTCGCCGCCGTTTTCGAAGCCGACGGGCGGGCGAGTCGAGTCGAGACGGTCGACCGCGTCGCGTCGGCGCTCGACGCCGCCCTCGAGGCCGCCGATCCCGAGGACGCCGTCGTCGCCTGCGGTTCGCTGTTCGTCGTCGCCGAGGCCCGGCGGCGCTGGACCACGAGTGCCGTCGCGAGTTCGGTCGAGGACGTGGCGACGGCCGCAGCGGCTCTGCGTCGGGCCGATGTCGCCGACGACGAGATCGAACGCGTCGGCGCCGACGCCGTCCACGAAGTCGTCACCGTCCGCGCGAGTCCGCAAGCGGCGGCGCGTCTCGACCGGGCGTTCCGTTCGGCCGGCGGCGAGTGTGCGGTGTCAGCCCTCGAGGCACGCCCGCACGAACTCGTCGAGGCGGTCCTGACGGGGACGCACGCGCAGTTCGATCGGCTGCTCGGGCACCTCGAAGCGCGCGCACCGGGGCTTTCGGCCGTTGCCGACGCGATCGAGCGCGAACTCGGCCACCGGCCGGTCCCGGAAGGCGGCCCGGGGGATGCGGGCGCCCCCGAGTCGGGAGGTGCGGATCACGCCTGGCCGGACGGCACCGCCGTCATGGGCATCCTGAACGTGACGCCCGACTCCTTTTACGACGGCGGCCGCTACGAGGCGCTCGAGGACGCCATCGACCGGGCCGAGGGACTGGTCGACGCCGGGGCGGACATCGTCGACGTCGGCGGCGAGTCGACGCGTCCGGATGCCGACCCCGTCCCGACGGAGACGGAACTCGAGCGGGTCGTCCCGGTCGTCGAGGCGCTCGCGGACGCCGACGCTGCCGTCTCGGTCGACACCAGAAAGGCACCCGTCGCGCGCGCCGCCCTGGACGCAGGTGCCGACGTCCTCAACGACGTTTCCGGGCTGGAGGACCCGGAGATGCGGCTCGTCGCCGCCGAATACGACGTTCCGGTCGTGGTCATGCATTCGATCGAGACGCCGGTCGACCCGAGCACGGACATCGACTACGACGACGTGGTTTCCGACACCCTCGATGCGCTCTCCGAGCGCGTCCTCCTCGCCGAGAAGGCCGGGCTGGATCGCTCACAGATCATCGTCGATCCGGGCCTCGGGTTCGGCAAATCCGCCGCCGAGAGCTTCGAGTTGCTCGGCCGACTCGGCGAGTTCCGGTCGCTCGGCTGTCCGGTGTTGGTCGGCCACTCCCGGAAGTCGATGTTCGGATTGGTCGACCGAGGCGACCCCGAGGAACGCCTCGCGGCGACCGTCGCCGCGAGCGCACTGGCGGCCGAGCGCGGTGCGGATATCGTCCGGGTCCACGACGTCGCCGAGAACGTCGCCGCAGTGAAGACGGCGGCCGCAGCGGCGGAGCCGGGCCGTTTCGAGCGGGACTGA
- a CDS encoding glycosyltransferase family 4 protein, with translation MRIAVVFRDPPPQSERAGAARLRRLAAALDDRGHEVRIYCLPWWETSGRRIDIDGLEHEGVTFEHPALYYSRLPGLLVRYGPDLVVASADPPGAVLSAWLGARLARVPLFVDWYGDEPDVSGSEWVGPASSLPTRVVTPSEHQRTRVREYGASEANTTVVPGGIDFPTITATDPGERVDVAFAARLDDDSNLEDLLLALAELREAGEWTATVVGDGPERAAFETQARDLRLDDRIEFVGDCPREERIAVYRGAHTFVQTARRQTFARELLWALACGCVGVVEFQSDSSAHELVERRDRGMRVTDPDALDGAISESWTFGFRDVDTTFQGFDHAAVTGQYVELFREAGVGAR, from the coding sequence ATGCGAATCGCGGTCGTCTTCAGGGATCCACCGCCCCAATCGGAGCGCGCCGGCGCGGCTCGGCTCCGGCGACTCGCCGCGGCGCTGGACGACCGCGGCCACGAGGTCCGGATCTACTGTCTACCCTGGTGGGAGACCTCGGGGCGACGGATCGACATCGACGGCCTCGAACACGAGGGCGTCACCTTCGAGCACCCGGCGCTGTATTACAGCCGACTCCCGGGGCTGCTCGTTCGATACGGGCCGGATCTCGTCGTGGCGTCGGCCGACCCGCCCGGGGCGGTCCTCTCGGCGTGGCTCGGCGCGCGGCTGGCTCGGGTGCCGCTTTTCGTCGACTGGTACGGTGACGAGCCCGACGTGTCCGGTTCGGAGTGGGTCGGGCCGGCGTCGAGCCTGCCGACGCGGGTCGTTACCCCCTCCGAGCACCAGCGGACGCGCGTCCGCGAGTACGGCGCGAGCGAGGCGAACACGACCGTCGTCCCCGGCGGGATCGACTTCCCGACGATCACGGCGACCGACCCCGGCGAGCGCGTCGACGTCGCCTTCGCGGCCCGTCTCGACGACGACTCGAACCTCGAGGACCTCCTCCTCGCGCTCGCAGAGCTCCGTGAGGCGGGCGAGTGGACGGCGACGGTGGTCGGCGACGGTCCCGAGCGGGCCGCCTTCGAGACACAGGCCAGAGACCTCCGGCTCGACGACCGCATCGAGTTCGTCGGCGACTGTCCCCGCGAAGAGCGGATCGCCGTCTACCGGGGCGCCCACACGTTCGTCCAGACGGCCCGGCGACAGACATTCGCCCGGGAACTGCTGTGGGCGCTGGCCTGCGGCTGTGTCGGCGTCGTCGAATTCCAGAGCGACTCGAGCGCCCACGAACTCGTTGAGCGCCGCGATCGCGGGATGAGGGTGACCGACCCCGACGCCCTCGACGGCGCGATCTCGGAGTCGTGGACCTTCGGATTCCGCGACGTCGACACCACCTTCCAGGGGTTCGACCACGCCGCAGTCACCGGCCAGTACGTCGAGCTGTTCCGCGAGGCTGGCGTCGGCGCGCGCTGA
- a CDS encoding alpha/beta hydrolase family protein, giving the protein MRSVFGASFRADGTLSFRMNTTGTPQVWTMPEAVSPINSIGRIEAPLFVLHGENDPRVPVDEARQVAEAAETAGVPVETLVFGDEGHGISKRENRIETYAAVVEFLDVYV; this is encoded by the coding sequence GTGCGTAGCGTCTTCGGGGCGTCGTTTCGGGCCGACGGGACGCTCTCGTTTCGGATGAACACGACCGGCACGCCGCAGGTGTGGACGATGCCGGAGGCGGTCTCGCCGATCAACTCGATAGGTCGGATCGAAGCGCCGCTTTTTGTCCTCCACGGCGAGAACGACCCCCGGGTCCCGGTCGACGAGGCCAGACAGGTCGCCGAGGCCGCCGAGACCGCGGGCGTCCCCGTCGAGACGCTGGTCTTCGGGGACGAGGGCCACGGCATCTCGAAGCGCGAAAACCGAATCGAGACCTACGCCGCAGTCGTCGAGTTCCTCGACGTGTACGTGTGA
- a CDS encoding GNAT family N-acetyltransferase, which produces MYVRDAKNRDEAWLLEHIEAMDLDETAFRSRDYVIGVDEESNARAGFGRIRLHKGDGDGEGICELTSIGVLDGWTGNGVGAHVVERLVDGAETEGFDRVYSLTSAHEYLAQFGFEAVPEPELPDALVERLETKRERLDPDAVPMAIDTDSFRMPDRLRERFKRAAEPEPEDGPGSEETPEDFGIDPDEATYKYDTGR; this is translated from the coding sequence ATGTACGTCCGGGATGCGAAGAACCGCGATGAGGCCTGGCTGTTAGAGCACATCGAGGCGATGGACCTGGACGAGACGGCGTTTCGGTCCCGCGATTACGTCATCGGCGTCGACGAGGAATCGAACGCCCGCGCCGGGTTCGGTCGGATCCGGCTCCACAAGGGCGATGGCGACGGCGAGGGGATCTGCGAGTTGACGAGCATCGGCGTGTTGGACGGCTGGACCGGCAACGGCGTCGGAGCCCACGTCGTCGAACGGCTCGTCGACGGGGCCGAGACGGAGGGGTTCGATCGCGTCTACTCGCTCACGAGCGCCCACGAGTACCTCGCCCAGTTCGGGTTCGAAGCGGTCCCCGAACCCGAGTTGCCGGACGCTCTCGTCGAACGCCTCGAAACCAAACGCGAGCGACTCGACCCCGACGCCGTCCCGATGGCGATCGACACCGACAGCTTCCGGATGCCGGATCGGCTCCGCGAGCGGTTCAAGCGCGCGGCCGAACCCGAACCAGAGGACGGCCCCGGCTCCGAGGAGACGCCCGAGGACTTCGGGATCGACCCCGACGAGGCGACGTATAAATACGACACGGGGCGCTGA
- a CDS encoding ATP-binding response regulator: MNAADNAIRVLLVDDEPEFVETIATVLEREDSRFDVRTATDAEAGLEILEADRIDCVVSDYGMVGMDGIEFLGEVRETHEELPFVLLTGEGDEMVASEAISAGVTDYVPKGRREGQYSLLASRLANAVEKRRARRSLQRRKRELERLNDRFQSFVKHSPDVITIIEPDGRIRYNSPAIGPVLGYDQDELVGEIAYEYVHPEDRADVRSNFEALVESGETSRVRYEYRFRHADDSWVWIGSVASDRAGGGGEGFLINSRDISDRKARERELEAKTERLDEFASIVSHDLQTPITVADAQLDLAMDECDSEHLPAIGDALERMEDIVDATLTLAREGQVVDETEPVELAAAAERWADPLESDATLRIEADRLTVEADRERLRRVVENLFANAVEHGSTDDRPATGGAADHGGGDVTVVVGELDDDDGFYIADDGPGIPGYAGEEIFEPGQSLSPDGTGFGLAIVEEIVAAHGWSVEATESEFGGARFETSGVDMAM, from the coding sequence ATGAACGCGGCAGATAACGCGATTCGCGTCCTCCTCGTGGACGACGAGCCGGAGTTCGTGGAAACGATCGCGACCGTTTTAGAACGCGAGGACAGCCGCTTCGACGTCCGGACGGCGACCGACGCGGAAGCGGGGCTGGAGATCCTCGAGGCCGATCGAATCGACTGTGTCGTCTCCGATTACGGGATGGTCGGGATGGACGGCATCGAGTTCCTCGGCGAGGTCCGGGAGACCCACGAGGAGCTCCCCTTCGTCCTCCTGACCGGCGAGGGCGACGAGATGGTCGCGAGCGAGGCGATCTCGGCCGGCGTGACCGACTACGTCCCGAAGGGGCGGCGCGAGGGGCAGTACTCGCTGCTCGCGTCCCGCCTTGCCAACGCCGTCGAAAAGCGCCGCGCGCGCCGGTCGCTGCAGCGACGAAAGCGGGAACTCGAGCGCCTAAACGATCGGTTTCAGTCGTTCGTCAAACACTCCCCCGACGTCATCACGATCATCGAGCCGGACGGGCGGATACGGTACAACAGCCCGGCGATCGGACCCGTCCTCGGCTACGATCAGGACGAACTCGTCGGGGAGATCGCGTACGAATACGTCCATCCCGAGGACCGTGCTGACGTTCGGTCGAACTTCGAGGCGCTCGTCGAATCCGGAGAAACTAGCAGGGTCCGGTACGAATATCGGTTCCGACACGCCGATGACTCGTGGGTCTGGATCGGCTCGGTCGCCAGCGACCGCGCCGGGGGCGGCGGCGAGGGGTTCTTGATCAACAGCCGCGACATCTCCGATCGAAAGGCGAGAGAGCGCGAACTCGAAGCGAAGACCGAACGGCTCGACGAGTTCGCCAGCATCGTCAGCCACGACCTCCAGACGCCGATCACGGTCGCCGACGCCCAACTCGACCTCGCGATGGACGAGTGCGACAGCGAGCACCTTCCGGCAATCGGCGACGCACTCGAACGCATGGAGGACATCGTCGACGCGACGCTGACGCTGGCCCGCGAGGGGCAGGTCGTCGACGAGACCGAACCGGTCGAGTTGGCCGCCGCCGCCGAGCGGTGGGCCGACCCGCTCGAATCCGACGCGACGCTCCGGATCGAGGCCGACCGCCTCACGGTCGAGGCCGACCGCGAGCGCCTGCGGCGGGTCGTCGAGAACCTCTTTGCGAACGCCGTCGAGCACGGCTCGACGGACGATCGGCCGGCGACCGGCGGCGCCGCGGATCACGGCGGTGGGGACGTGACCGTCGTCGTCGGCGAACTCGACGACGACGATGGGTTCTACATCGCCGACGACGGCCCCGGCATCCCCGGGTACGCCGGCGAGGAGATCTTCGAGCCCGGGCAGTCGCTCTCGCCCGACGGCACGGGGTTCGGGCTCGCGATCGTCGAGGAGATCGTCGCGGCCCACGGCTGGTCGGTCGAGGCGACCGAAAGCGAATTCGGCGGCGCGCGTTTCGAGACCTCGGGCGTCGACATGGCGATGTGA
- a CDS encoding replication factor C large subunit, whose product MADWTTRYRPTTLSAVRGNNKARDAFEEWADTWNEHGEAVVIHGSPGVGKTSAAHALANDKGWPILEMNASDARTADEIERFAGRAASNSTLGGDRQLVILDEADNLHRHKDRGGAAAMTRLVKEAAQPIVLIANDYYEMSAGLRSACQEIEFRDISARSIVPVLRDVCRQEDIEFDEAVLERIAEANRGDLRGAIKDTQSRVQDGQIRAEGSEGERDRTEDIFSFLDAVLKEQPAEDALQTAYAADETPDDLLLWIEDKVPKVYEGGELADAYEHLADADVWLGRVRATQNYSYWRYATDNVAAGVAAVRRSDRGGWTRYGGAPYRSARDATRDYVAERIAASADVSTATARREILPYLEAMTHHCRNRELTVRMAARYDLEAEHVAFVTGSGKTTNKVQGIVEAAEERTEAEAVEHSGGAFAAPEGAAEDAAGDGDDDTDGTLAAFGAAESESDADGGGPGDTDTDTDANTRAGAVEEEDDGQAGLSDFM is encoded by the coding sequence ATGGCTGATTGGACGACGCGGTACCGACCGACGACGCTGTCGGCAGTCCGCGGCAACAACAAGGCCCGCGACGCCTTCGAGGAGTGGGCCGACACCTGGAACGAACACGGCGAAGCGGTCGTCATCCACGGCTCACCGGGTGTCGGGAAGACCTCGGCCGCCCACGCGCTGGCCAACGACAAGGGGTGGCCGATCCTCGAAATGAACGCCTCCGACGCCCGGACGGCCGACGAGATCGAGCGCTTCGCCGGACGGGCGGCGTCGAACTCGACGCTCGGCGGCGACCGCCAGCTCGTCATCCTCGACGAGGCTGACAACCTCCACCGACACAAGGACCGCGGCGGGGCCGCCGCGATGACGCGGCTGGTCAAAGAAGCCGCCCAGCCGATCGTCCTCATCGCCAACGACTACTACGAGATGTCCGCGGGGCTTCGAAGCGCCTGCCAAGAGATCGAATTCCGCGACATTTCCGCCCGCTCGATCGTTCCCGTGCTGCGGGATGTCTGCCGACAGGAAGACATCGAGTTCGACGAGGCCGTCCTGGAGCGGATCGCCGAGGCGAACCGCGGGGATCTCCGGGGAGCGATCAAGGACACCCAATCGCGGGTGCAGGACGGCCAGATCCGCGCCGAGGGCAGCGAGGGCGAGCGCGACCGCACCGAGGACATCTTCTCGTTTCTCGATGCGGTGCTGAAAGAACAGCCCGCCGAGGACGCCCTCCAGACCGCCTACGCGGCCGACGAGACGCCCGACGACCTGCTGTTGTGGATCGAGGACAAGGTCCCGAAGGTGTACGAAGGCGGGGAGTTAGCCGATGCCTACGAACACCTGGCCGACGCCGACGTCTGGCTCGGGCGGGTGCGGGCGACACAGAACTACAGCTACTGGCGTTACGCCACGGACAACGTCGCCGCGGGCGTCGCCGCCGTCAGGCGAAGCGACCGGGGCGGGTGGACCCGCTACGGCGGTGCCCCGTACCGCTCGGCGCGGGACGCGACCCGCGATTACGTCGCCGAACGGATCGCCGCGTCGGCCGACGTCTCGACGGCGACCGCCAGACGCGAGATCCTGCCGTATCTCGAGGCGATGACCCACCACTGCCGGAACCGGGAGTTGACGGTCCGGATGGCCGCCCGCTACGACCTGGAGGCCGAACACGTCGCGTTCGTGACCGGATCGGGAAAGACCACGAACAAGGTTCAGGGGATCGTCGAGGCGGCCGAAGAGCGAACCGAAGCCGAGGCCGTCGAGCACTCGGGCGGCGCGTTCGCGGCGCCGGAGGGGGCCGCCGAGGACGCTGCCGGTGACGGGGACGACGATACCGACGGGACGCTCGCTGCGTTCGGGGCGGCGGAGTCGGAGAGCGACGCCGACGGGGGTGGTCCCGGCGACACCGATACCGATACCGACGCCAACACTCGTGCCGGCGCCGTCGAGGAGGAGGACGACGGGCAGGCCGGCCTCTCCGATTTCATGTGA
- a CDS encoding amino acid ABC transporter ATP-binding protein, producing MADPLVEFDGVDKFFGKTHVLKNVDLAIEEREVVVVIGPSGSGKSTLLRCVNRLEEIRSGDIRLDGQSVLEADVNEVRQRIGMVFQSFNLFPHKSALGNVALAPKKIRGLPEDAAEDRARELLDRVGLSDQTGSYPEALSGGQQQRVAIARALAMDPTVMLFDEVTSALDPELVGEVLDVIEGLADDGMTMVLVTHEMGFAREVGDRIVLMADGRVVEVTDSEAFFERPETERGRQFLSRLL from the coding sequence ATGGCCGACCCGCTCGTCGAGTTCGACGGGGTGGACAAGTTCTTCGGCAAGACCCACGTTCTCAAGAACGTCGATCTCGCCATCGAGGAGCGCGAGGTCGTCGTCGTGATCGGTCCCTCGGGGTCCGGCAAATCGACGCTGTTGCGGTGTGTGAACCGCCTGGAGGAGATCCGCAGCGGCGACATCAGACTCGACGGTCAGTCGGTGCTCGAGGCGGACGTCAACGAGGTCCGCCAACGCATCGGGATGGTGTTTCAGTCGTTCAACCTCTTTCCGCACAAGAGCGCACTCGGCAACGTCGCGCTCGCCCCGAAAAAGATACGCGGGCTCCCGGAAGACGCCGCCGAGGACCGCGCCCGCGAACTCCTCGATCGTGTCGGCCTCAGCGACCAGACTGGCTCCTACCCCGAAGCGCTCTCGGGAGGCCAACAACAGCGCGTCGCGATCGCCCGCGCGCTCGCGATGGATCCCACGGTGATGCTGTTCGACGAGGTGACGAGCGCGCTCGACCCCGAGTTGGTCGGTGAGGTGCTCGACGTGATCGAGGGGCTTGCGGACGATGGCATGACCATGGTGCTCGTCACCCACGAGATGGGCTTCGCTCGCGAGGTCGGCGATCGGATCGTTCTGATGGCCGACGGCCGAGTCGTCGAGGTGACCGACAGCGAGGCGTTCTTCGAGCGCCCCGAAACCGAGCGCGGCCGGCAGTTCCTCTCGCGGCTTTTGTAG
- a CDS encoding amino acid ABC transporter permease gives MRDRLVKRIGEVAAAGFLVAIGGLLVWILSTQVNYTLLASPLIAGRFAEAFVLVVRIVVISSLLSVSFGVLVGLGRISTSAVTGRIAKGYVEFFRGTPLLFQLFVIFFGVPRLWETGQFPIQDWAVPAAIIGLTLNHAAYVGEAIRGGISAVPDGQMEAARSLGMSRVMALREVVLPQAWRNALAAIGNDQIILVKDTSLLTVIAVPEIMSVFRNINSNQLDPWTPLVWVCVLYLAITMSMSQLVNGLERRSDWGSDHGLLGRLSMGPSDADGGEG, from the coding sequence ATGCGCGACCGGCTGGTCAAACGGATCGGCGAGGTCGCAGCCGCCGGCTTTCTCGTGGCCATCGGCGGTCTTCTCGTCTGGATCCTCTCGACGCAGGTCAACTACACGCTGCTCGCCTCACCACTGATCGCGGGGCGGTTCGCCGAGGCGTTCGTTTTGGTGGTGCGGATCGTCGTCATCTCGAGTCTGCTCTCGGTGTCGTTCGGCGTGTTGGTCGGCCTCGGTCGGATCTCGACGTCGGCGGTTACCGGCCGGATCGCAAAGGGGTACGTCGAGTTCTTCCGCGGGACACCGCTTTTGTTTCAGCTCTTCGTCATTTTCTTCGGCGTCCCGCGGCTGTGGGAGACCGGACAGTTCCCGATCCAGGACTGGGCGGTTCCGGCGGCGATAATCGGGTTGACACTGAACCACGCCGCTTACGTCGGCGAGGCGATACGCGGCGGGATCAGCGCGGTTCCCGACGGGCAGATGGAGGCTGCCCGCTCGCTCGGTATGTCCCGCGTTATGGCGCTCCGAGAGGTCGTACTCCCACAGGCGTGGCGCAACGCCCTCGCCGCCATCGGCAACGATCAGATCATCCTCGTCAAAGACACATCGCTTCTGACGGTCATCGCCGTCCCGGAGATCATGAGCGTCTTCCGGAACATAAACAGCAACCAACTCGACCCCTGGACGCCGCTGGTGTGGGTCTGCGTATTGTATCTCGCGATCACCATGTCGATGAGCCAACTCGTCAACGGCCTCGAACGGCGCTCCGATTGGGGCTCCGACCACGGGCTGTTGGGCCGCCTCTCGATGGGGCCGAGCGACGCCGACGGGGGTGAGGGCTGA
- a CDS encoding basic amino acid ABC transporter substrate-binding protein, whose translation MTRKQTPNRRQYLTALGAGGVAALAGCMGGNGDGDGDGNGNGGSDGNPETVVIGSDIPYEPFEYRNEAGELLGFDVDIAEAVFADQLGLDYEFEQTGFDGIIASLNNANFRVIMSAMTINETRAEQVDFSDPYFTAYQTVLVLEGGDIAERADIQGATVGVQRGTTGEAAAEDLQSEFDGDLEIQSYDQITGAFDALLNNQVSAVINDNTVSADFAAETDGVVFLEGDGVAADRDDAPDYLTLTIEEYGIAFRQDDDEFRGEVNDALAAIREDGTYEEIYDEYFAA comes from the coding sequence ATGACACGTAAACAGACACCCAACCGACGGCAGTACCTGACCGCGCTCGGGGCTGGCGGTGTGGCCGCGCTGGCCGGTTGTATGGGCGGCAACGGCGACGGCGACGGCGACGGCAACGGTAACGGAGGCAGCGACGGCAACCCCGAGACCGTCGTCATCGGCTCGGACATTCCCTACGAGCCGTTCGAGTACCGAAACGAGGCCGGCGAACTCCTGGGCTTCGACGTCGACATCGCGGAGGCGGTCTTCGCCGACCAACTCGGCCTCGACTACGAGTTCGAACAGACCGGCTTCGACGGCATCATCGCGTCGCTGAACAACGCGAACTTCCGGGTCATCATGAGCGCGATGACGATCAACGAGACGCGGGCCGAACAGGTCGACTTCTCGGACCCGTACTTCACCGCGTACCAGACGGTACTGGTTCTCGAGGGAGGCGACATCGCTGAGCGCGCCGACATCCAAGGTGCGACCGTCGGCGTCCAGCGCGGGACGACCGGCGAGGCGGCCGCCGAAGACCTCCAGTCCGAGTTCGACGGCGACCTCGAGATACAGAGCTACGACCAGATCACCGGTGCCTTCGACGCGCTGCTCAACAACCAGGTCTCGGCGGTGATCAACGACAACACGGTCAGCGCTGACTTCGCCGCCGAAACCGACGGCGTCGTCTTCCTCGAAGGCGACGGGGTCGCCGCGGACCGCGACGACGCTCCCGACTACCTCACGCTGACGATCGAGGAGTACGGCATCGCCTTCCGGCAGGACGACGACGAGTTCCGCGGGGAGGTCAACGACGCCCTGGCTGCGATCCGCGAGGACGGCACATACGAGGAGATCTACGACGAGTACTTCGCCGCCTGA